Proteins encoded together in one Macadamia integrifolia cultivar HAES 741 chromosome 8, SCU_Mint_v3, whole genome shotgun sequence window:
- the LOC122085764 gene encoding pentatricopeptide repeat-containing protein At5g14080 isoform X1 — protein MKRAPIEAAKIISNALISASIRSRPTRSWSPLLEQTLHQLGCRDSLTPSLVARVIDPFLLDHHSLAIGFFNWVSQRPGFSHTAVTYQSLLKSLSISRQFNSVDKLLKQIKTQKIIVDPSVYRSVIASQIIGKKAQSAFLVFNEVKELVHKIGSDTCNSLLAALASDGCIDSAKEVFDEMGSRSIPLSTLGFGVFIGRFCRTAELDETLGLLDGIKHGIWEMNGSIVALLIVDGLCRVSRISEAFKVLEELRSRACKPDFMAYRIVAEAFRSVGELEKTEVVLKKKRKLGVAPREKDYREFIFALISERRVQEVKELGEVIVSGNFPIEEDVLNALIGSVSSIDPECAIMFFKSMLGQGRLPTLLTLSNLSRNLSKRGMIDEMLQVFQVLSSKDYFSDLESYNLMVSFLCKAGRVKEAYAVLGEMRRRGFGPDVSVFNSLMEACCREDLLRPAKRLWDEMFASGCPGNLRTYNILIQKFSETGEVEEAQHLFHHMLGKGVSPDATTYTSVLEGLCREAKAEAACETFNKCVDQDALLARTILSRLVLSLCKGGHFVAASRVVRRIGPHPEISNSHVILLRCLVDAGEFKIAIEHVKWVRDTSPSILRAVFSELQASLTSSLNPEPILQLLSKIKEPLVSNNDTWVDVMQGRI, from the exons ATGAAACGAGCCCCCATAGAGGCTGCGAAGATAATAAGCAATGCTCTCATATCTGCTTCGATTCGTTCGAGACCGACTCGTTCATGGAGCCCTTTACTCGAGCAGACTCTCCACCAACTCGGTTGCCGTGACTCTCTCACTCCGTCACTCGTTGCCCGGGTCATTGATCCGTTCCTCCTCGACCACCATTCACTTGCTATCGGTTTCTTCAACTGGGTTTCTCAGCGGCCTGGATTCTCACACACTGCAGTTACCTATCAATCTCTTCTTAAATCCCTCTCAATTTCACGCCAATTCAACTCTGTTGATAAACTCCTCAAACAGATCAAAACCCAGAAGATCATTGTCGACCCATCCGTCTATCGATCTGTAATTGCTTCACAAATCATTGGTAAGAAAGCTCAGAGTGCCTTTTTAGTCTTCAATGAAGTTAAAGAATTAGTTCATAAAATAGGGTCTGATACGTGTAATTCGCTACTTGCTGCCCTTGCCTCCGATGGGTGTATTGATTCTGCAAAAGAGGTGTTTGATGAAATGGGTTCTAGAAGTATTCCTTTGAGTACTCTGGGATTTGGTGTGTTTATTGGGAGATTTTGTAGAACTGCAGAATTGGACGAGACCTTGGGTTTGTTAGATGGGATTAAGCATGGCATTTGGGAGATGAATGGATCGATTGTAGCACTTTTAATAGTTGATGGGCTTTGCAGAGTGTCTAGGATATCAGAGGCTTTCAAGGTATTGGAGGAGCTCCGGAGCAGAGCGTGTAAACCTGATTTTATGGCATACAGGATAGTAGCTGAAGCATTTCGTTCTGTAGGGGAACTAGAGAAAACTGAGGTggtcttgaagaagaagagaaagctaGGGGTGGCACCTAGGGAGAAAGATTATAGAGAATTTATCTTTGCTTTGATTTCAGAAAGGCGGGTACAGGAAGTAAAAGAATTGGGTGAAGTTATTGTTAGTGGGAATTTTCCAATTGAGGAGGATGTTCTCAATGCTTTGATAGGATCAGTCTCTTCCATTGATCCCGAGTGTGCAATCATGTTCTTTAAGTCTATGCTTGGGCAAGGAAGGTTACCAACTCTTCTTACTTTGAGCAATTTGAGTAGAAATCTAAGTAAAAGGGGCATGATTGATGAGATGTTGCAGGTTTTTCAGGTTCTTTCTTCAAAGGATTACTTCTCAGATTTGGAGAGTTACAATTTGATGGTTTCTTTCCTGTGTAAGGCAGGGAGAGTGAAGGAAGCCTATGCTGTTCTTGGGGAAATGAGGAGAAGAGGTTTTGGTCCAGATGTCTCTGTTTTTAATTCTCTAATGGAAGCTTGCTGTAGAGAAGATCTCTTGCGTCCTGCAAAGAGGCTGTGGGATGAAATGTTTGCCAGTGGGTGTCCTGGAAACCTGAGGACTTACAACATTCTTATTCAGAAGTTCTCAGAAACAGGTGAGGTTGAAGAAGCTCAGCACCTTTTTCACCACATGTTGGGGAAAGGAGTGTCTCCTGATGCCACAACATACACATCCGTCCTTGAAGGACTTTGTCGAGAAGCAAAGGCCGAAGCTGCTTGTGAGACCTTCAACAAGTGTGTTGACCAGGATGCTTTGCTTGCACGAACAATATTAAGTCGATTAGTGCTTTCTCTATGCAAGGGAG GTCACTTTGTGGCAGCCTCAAGGGTAGTCCGTCGTATCGGTCCTCATCCAGAAATTTCCAACTCTCATGTAATTTTACTGAGGTGTTTAGTGGATGCTGGAGAGTTCAAGATCGCGATAGAACATGTAAAATGGGTCAGGGACACTTCACCCTCAATATTAAGAGCAGTATTTTCTGAACTTCAAGCATCTCTTACTTCTTCTTTAAATCCAGAGCCGATCCTACAACTGCTTTCTAAAATAAAGGAACCTCTAGTTTCTAATAATGATACTTGGGTGGATGTTATGCAAGGGAGAATTTAA
- the LOC122085764 gene encoding pentatricopeptide repeat-containing protein At5g14080 isoform X2 — MKRAPIEAAKIISNALISASIRSRPTRSWSPLLEQTLHQLGCRDSLTPSLVARVIDPFLLDHHSLAIGFFNWVSQRPGFSHTAVTYQSLLKSLSISRQFNSVDKLLKQIKTQKIIVDPSVYRSVIASQIIGKKAQSAFLVFNEVKELVHKIGSDTCNSLLAALASDGCIDSAKEVFDEMGSRSIPLSTLGFGVFIGRFCRTAELDETLGLLDGIKHGIWEMNGSIVALLIVDGLCRVSRISEAFKVLEELRSRACKPDFMAYRIVAEAFRSVGELEKTEVVLKKKRKLGVAPREKDYREFIFALISERRVQEVKELGEVIVSGNFPIEEDVLNALIGSVSSIDPECAIMFFKSMLGQGRLPTLLTLSNLSRNLSKRGMIDEMLQVFQVLSSKDYFSDLESYNLMVSFLCKAGRVKEAYAVLGEMRRRGFGPDVSVFNSLMEACCREDLLRPAKRLWDEMFASGCPGNLRTYNILIQKFSETGEVEEAQHLFHHMLGKGVSPDATTYTSVLEGLCREAKAEAACETFNKCVDQDALLARTILSRLVLSLCKGGLGFWWAREVKGRHGQHTIVGLVLSLR, encoded by the exons ATGAAACGAGCCCCCATAGAGGCTGCGAAGATAATAAGCAATGCTCTCATATCTGCTTCGATTCGTTCGAGACCGACTCGTTCATGGAGCCCTTTACTCGAGCAGACTCTCCACCAACTCGGTTGCCGTGACTCTCTCACTCCGTCACTCGTTGCCCGGGTCATTGATCCGTTCCTCCTCGACCACCATTCACTTGCTATCGGTTTCTTCAACTGGGTTTCTCAGCGGCCTGGATTCTCACACACTGCAGTTACCTATCAATCTCTTCTTAAATCCCTCTCAATTTCACGCCAATTCAACTCTGTTGATAAACTCCTCAAACAGATCAAAACCCAGAAGATCATTGTCGACCCATCCGTCTATCGATCTGTAATTGCTTCACAAATCATTGGTAAGAAAGCTCAGAGTGCCTTTTTAGTCTTCAATGAAGTTAAAGAATTAGTTCATAAAATAGGGTCTGATACGTGTAATTCGCTACTTGCTGCCCTTGCCTCCGATGGGTGTATTGATTCTGCAAAAGAGGTGTTTGATGAAATGGGTTCTAGAAGTATTCCTTTGAGTACTCTGGGATTTGGTGTGTTTATTGGGAGATTTTGTAGAACTGCAGAATTGGACGAGACCTTGGGTTTGTTAGATGGGATTAAGCATGGCATTTGGGAGATGAATGGATCGATTGTAGCACTTTTAATAGTTGATGGGCTTTGCAGAGTGTCTAGGATATCAGAGGCTTTCAAGGTATTGGAGGAGCTCCGGAGCAGAGCGTGTAAACCTGATTTTATGGCATACAGGATAGTAGCTGAAGCATTTCGTTCTGTAGGGGAACTAGAGAAAACTGAGGTggtcttgaagaagaagagaaagctaGGGGTGGCACCTAGGGAGAAAGATTATAGAGAATTTATCTTTGCTTTGATTTCAGAAAGGCGGGTACAGGAAGTAAAAGAATTGGGTGAAGTTATTGTTAGTGGGAATTTTCCAATTGAGGAGGATGTTCTCAATGCTTTGATAGGATCAGTCTCTTCCATTGATCCCGAGTGTGCAATCATGTTCTTTAAGTCTATGCTTGGGCAAGGAAGGTTACCAACTCTTCTTACTTTGAGCAATTTGAGTAGAAATCTAAGTAAAAGGGGCATGATTGATGAGATGTTGCAGGTTTTTCAGGTTCTTTCTTCAAAGGATTACTTCTCAGATTTGGAGAGTTACAATTTGATGGTTTCTTTCCTGTGTAAGGCAGGGAGAGTGAAGGAAGCCTATGCTGTTCTTGGGGAAATGAGGAGAAGAGGTTTTGGTCCAGATGTCTCTGTTTTTAATTCTCTAATGGAAGCTTGCTGTAGAGAAGATCTCTTGCGTCCTGCAAAGAGGCTGTGGGATGAAATGTTTGCCAGTGGGTGTCCTGGAAACCTGAGGACTTACAACATTCTTATTCAGAAGTTCTCAGAAACAGGTGAGGTTGAAGAAGCTCAGCACCTTTTTCACCACATGTTGGGGAAAGGAGTGTCTCCTGATGCCACAACATACACATCCGTCCTTGAAGGACTTTGTCGAGAAGCAAAGGCCGAAGCTGCTTGTGAGACCTTCAACAAGTGTGTTGACCAGGATGCTTTGCTTGCACGAACAATATTAAGTCGATTAGTGCTTTCTCTATGCAAGGGAG gtctgggATTTTGGTGGGCAAGAGAAGTTAAAGGACGTCATGGGCAACATACTATCGTGGGACTCGTGCTATCGTTGCGGTGA